The Stieleria sp. JC731 genome has a segment encoding these proteins:
- the xrtU gene encoding exosortase U — protein sequence MNTRTPSPNTMSSADSPQVESSAAEPPISSSSGRDSSFTPHPNWRWFWLALGIVSVPLLVPYLMTLWANPSYHYMPFVFGIVGWLAYQRSDGHLYPPRGTTSWLAIAFGLFLVVFGAVLKFPWFGGVAFVIFAAAMLRSMRGPSDRSLLVLALPLLLIIQLVRLDTLLVIRLQRITTWMSSVLLDGLAIPHAVANNVIQLADRELFVAEACSGIQSVFTLAFLALAVVAWRRRRIWTAPIYLAIACLLAVFSNVMRVTVVAVAESSYQIDLAQGWPHELLGYIALALSFGFLLSFDYLITTMFHEVADESDYNPLVNAWNWIAVRQGDEDGSRSTQRETVQWNESDRKGFLFEKAQGLVLNRNAQIAFLVVIVLIGGLSIYQVASSRRPEDRVQGETDLVFDPPSDLIGALQTLTVVGHISNRNYEVPYLGANSDVWECSWDDMTAQIVLSQPHQGWHELCDCYERLDWDLLDRDIKSPDAMDSFEVEARNPDALNTTYVVARFKQGPTARGYLLFSGIGSDGTLIDAPNSLAAFTHRVWNRIDSTGVWDQNEVLMFQMWVIVPDKLDPKRLSALEQDFIAMRAKIADEIAANAGRQLPSVNTPKTESNPTAAIQTQVESEVAAGNAQATAEVH from the coding sequence TTGAATACTCGAACACCGTCACCCAACACCATGTCGTCTGCGGATTCTCCCCAGGTGGAGAGCTCGGCTGCAGAGCCACCGATCTCTTCATCGTCCGGTCGCGATAGCTCATTCACCCCACACCCCAATTGGCGTTGGTTCTGGTTGGCACTCGGCATCGTTTCGGTGCCATTGCTGGTCCCATACCTGATGACGCTATGGGCAAATCCCAGCTATCACTACATGCCATTTGTGTTTGGCATTGTCGGTTGGCTGGCTTATCAACGGAGCGATGGGCATCTCTATCCGCCACGCGGGACTACCAGTTGGTTGGCAATCGCGTTCGGATTGTTCTTGGTGGTGTTTGGCGCGGTATTGAAGTTCCCTTGGTTTGGCGGCGTCGCGTTCGTCATCTTTGCTGCGGCGATGCTGCGATCGATGCGAGGCCCTTCTGATCGGTCCTTGCTCGTTCTCGCACTGCCATTGCTTTTGATAATTCAACTGGTCCGTTTGGACACGTTGTTGGTCATTCGGCTTCAGCGAATTACCACTTGGATGTCCAGTGTTTTGCTGGATGGATTGGCGATCCCACACGCGGTGGCAAACAATGTCATTCAGCTTGCCGACCGAGAGCTTTTCGTGGCGGAGGCTTGCAGCGGAATCCAGTCCGTTTTCACACTCGCCTTTTTAGCGCTCGCGGTTGTCGCTTGGAGGCGTCGTCGGATTTGGACAGCGCCGATCTACTTGGCCATCGCATGTTTGCTTGCCGTGTTCTCGAACGTCATGCGAGTGACCGTCGTCGCTGTTGCGGAGAGTTCTTACCAGATTGATCTCGCTCAAGGTTGGCCGCACGAATTACTCGGCTACATCGCACTCGCGTTGTCGTTCGGATTTCTGTTGTCGTTCGACTACTTGATCACCACCATGTTCCATGAGGTTGCCGACGAAAGCGACTACAACCCGCTGGTGAATGCTTGGAACTGGATCGCGGTTCGACAGGGTGACGAGGATGGTAGTCGATCGACACAGCGAGAAACGGTTCAGTGGAATGAATCTGATCGGAAAGGTTTCTTATTTGAAAAAGCGCAGGGGCTCGTACTCAATCGAAATGCTCAGATTGCTTTCCTAGTAGTCATCGTCTTGATCGGTGGTTTGTCGATCTATCAAGTCGCTTCGTCGCGTCGCCCGGAAGACCGTGTCCAAGGTGAAACTGATTTGGTGTTTGACCCACCGAGCGACCTTATTGGCGCGTTGCAAACGTTGACCGTGGTAGGTCATATCTCCAACCGCAATTACGAAGTTCCCTACCTGGGAGCGAACTCCGACGTCTGGGAGTGTTCCTGGGATGACATGACCGCCCAGATCGTACTTAGTCAGCCACACCAAGGTTGGCACGAATTGTGTGACTGTTACGAGCGTCTGGACTGGGATCTGTTAGATCGCGATATCAAATCACCCGACGCGATGGATAGTTTTGAAGTCGAAGCTCGCAACCCCGATGCTTTGAATACGACCTACGTCGTTGCAAGATTCAAGCAAGGTCCGACGGCACGCGGCTATCTATTGTTTTCGGGGATCGGTAGTGACGGGACATTGATAGACGCACCCAACAGTTTGGCCGCTTTCACGCACCGTGTTTGGAACCGTATCGATTCCACAGGAGTTTGGGATCAGAACGAAGTGTTGATGTTTCAGATGTGGGTGATCGTTCCGGACAAGCTTGACCCCAAGCGGCTCAGCGCGTTGGAACAAGACTTTATCGCCATGCGTGCCAAGATCGCCGATGAAATTGCGGCGAACGCTGGGCGTCAGCTCCCTTCTGTGAATACACCGAAAACGGAATCAAACCCGACCGCCGCGATACAGACGCAAGTCGAAAGCGAAGTCGCTGCCGGAAACGCACAAGCCACTGCGGAGGTTCACTGA
- a CDS encoding polysaccharide biosynthesis tyrosine autokinase, with protein MIAESSKPETSHRNRQVSRSRQISPAAQPLDIAGALWRYRWAVVLPAILFGVIGFLAYLKLEETYRSSTRLMVESIRPPVLDTVTGEVLGGVPDIEVLQAQLYSDRLAKMAFEHPRMQPFKELYDNNLNQFSRDVQKSLSLEPEVTDVKSAQSLITLLHFDHPNPEHCEAATHAYSDSLQEFYNERHKNTQHGLTEVMNKAISEIQPNLAMIERRYNEFRRDAPLDWDSEGNAINPHRERHLSLVEERSKQFQLLRAQEIVLGQMEGVIEQSKDPRIVLNVMSQLLGVKVNTVSDSKREPDPLVGDSALAAIDVQKTLLPLMVERNMNAREFGESHPTVKAFDEQLETTRDELLSLVQQQSDRITQLREKWYEAMYGDPIARAKETVDAVLYSHKTMVKMQQLHIKELDEQIALEKREAAELAQYEQENAGMVREIEQHRELLHQLTESLRKTKLSDDESVTQIHELWEPTRASLVGPTLLKTVGLGTVLGILLGSGLAVLLEKNANTFRDPEEVSATLGVAILAHVPYFRGKRRKTKKGELDPYKSLSTDLAVVHQPASITAEAIRSLRTATFFDMSGFDRGRIIQVTSPLPGDGKSTIACNLACSIAQSGKRVLAIDCDLRRPQLTDNFASEDKLGLTNVLNGECDPLDAAHATPLPKLHVMPSGPIPSNPAEALTLPMMNELLDYLREQFDYIILDTPPLLVVTDPSITASMADAVVLTLRIRRKSKPNARESLNILNGIGANVLGVVINNSDEATGADGYSGYGYYRYGRYGGQYYRRNNQGTPATVTVTNNRSLKKSGSSSSNGFASEQIATNGSSSNSSTAVLQTKTKQLQLDSETDNLDQ; from the coding sequence ATGATCGCAGAATCATCGAAACCCGAAACGAGCCATCGCAATCGTCAGGTTTCCAGAAGCCGTCAAATCTCGCCTGCAGCTCAGCCGCTTGATATCGCCGGTGCACTTTGGCGATATCGCTGGGCGGTTGTCCTCCCGGCGATCCTGTTTGGGGTCATCGGCTTCCTCGCTTACCTAAAGCTGGAGGAAACCTACCGCAGTTCCACACGGCTGATGGTTGAATCCATCCGCCCACCCGTGCTGGACACTGTTACAGGTGAAGTTCTTGGCGGTGTGCCCGATATCGAAGTATTGCAGGCACAGTTGTACAGTGATCGTTTGGCCAAAATGGCGTTCGAGCATCCTCGCATGCAGCCTTTCAAAGAGCTGTATGACAACAACCTGAATCAGTTTTCACGCGACGTTCAAAAATCGTTGTCGCTTGAACCCGAAGTCACGGACGTGAAATCTGCACAGTCGTTGATCACGCTGTTGCACTTCGATCACCCGAATCCCGAGCACTGCGAAGCGGCGACACATGCTTACAGCGATTCGTTGCAAGAGTTCTACAACGAACGACACAAGAACACGCAGCATGGCCTGACCGAGGTCATGAACAAAGCCATCAGCGAGATTCAGCCTAACTTGGCAATGATCGAGCGACGCTACAACGAATTCCGCCGCGACGCTCCGTTGGATTGGGACAGCGAAGGCAACGCGATCAACCCGCACCGGGAACGTCACCTGTCGCTTGTGGAAGAGCGGTCCAAGCAATTCCAGCTGTTGCGTGCTCAGGAAATCGTGCTGGGCCAAATGGAAGGCGTGATCGAGCAATCCAAAGATCCACGGATCGTGTTGAACGTGATGAGCCAGTTGCTCGGCGTGAAAGTCAACACGGTTTCGGACAGCAAACGTGAACCAGACCCACTGGTCGGCGACAGTGCCCTGGCCGCAATTGACGTGCAAAAGACGTTGTTGCCTCTAATGGTCGAGCGAAACATGAACGCTCGGGAATTCGGTGAGTCTCACCCGACGGTCAAGGCGTTTGATGAGCAACTTGAAACCACGCGTGACGAATTGCTCAGCCTGGTCCAACAGCAATCCGATCGTATCACGCAACTGCGCGAGAAGTGGTACGAGGCCATGTACGGTGATCCGATCGCCCGTGCGAAGGAAACCGTCGACGCGGTTCTGTATTCACACAAAACGATGGTCAAGATGCAGCAATTGCACATCAAAGAACTTGATGAGCAAATCGCATTGGAAAAACGCGAAGCGGCCGAATTGGCCCAATATGAACAAGAAAACGCAGGCATGGTCCGAGAGATCGAACAGCACCGCGAGCTGCTGCACCAGTTGACCGAAAGCCTTCGCAAAACCAAGCTTAGCGACGACGAAAGCGTTACGCAGATTCACGAGCTTTGGGAACCAACCCGAGCCAGCTTGGTCGGACCGACATTGTTGAAGACCGTCGGTTTGGGAACCGTGCTAGGAATCCTGCTCGGCAGTGGCCTTGCTGTTCTGCTGGAAAAGAACGCCAACACATTCCGCGACCCAGAAGAGGTCAGTGCGACATTGGGCGTAGCGATTCTGGCACACGTACCATATTTTCGCGGCAAGCGTCGCAAGACCAAGAAGGGCGAACTGGATCCCTACAAATCGCTTTCGACGGACTTGGCGGTGGTTCATCAACCGGCCAGCATCACTGCCGAAGCGATACGTTCTTTGCGTACGGCGACCTTCTTTGACATGAGCGGCTTTGACCGTGGCCGAATCATTCAGGTCACCAGCCCACTGCCTGGCGACGGTAAAAGCACGATCGCGTGCAACCTTGCCTGCTCGATCGCCCAGAGTGGCAAACGGGTCTTGGCGATCGATTGCGATTTGCGTCGACCACAATTGACGGACAACTTTGCCAGTGAAGACAAGCTTGGTTTGACCAACGTCTTGAACGGTGAATGTGATCCGCTGGACGCCGCCCATGCGACTCCGCTTCCGAAGTTGCACGTGATGCCATCGGGGCCGATCCCATCCAACCCGGCAGAAGCGTTGACCTTGCCGATGATGAACGAACTGTTGGACTACCTACGTGAACAGTTCGACTACATCATCCTTGACACGCCGCCGTTGTTGGTCGTCACCGACCCAAGCATCACCGCCAGCATGGCCGACGCCGTTGTGCTTACACTGCGGATCCGCCGTAAGAGCAAGCCCAATGCACGTGAGTCGCTGAATATCTTGAACGGTATCGGTGCGAACGTCTTGGGTGTGGTCATCAACAACTCAGACGAGGCGACCGGTGCGGACGGATATTCCGGCTATGGCTACTACCGATACGGTCGTTACGGCGGTCAGTACTATCGTCGCAATAACCAGGGAACTCCTGCGACCGTCACGGTAACGAATAATCGCTCGTTGAAGAAATCCGGAAGCAGCAGCTCCAACGGGTTTGCGTCGGAGCAGATCGCTACCAACGGATCGAGCAGTAACAGTTCGACCGCCGTGTTGCAAACCAAGACCAAACAGCTGCAATTGGATTCGGAAACGGACAATCTGGATCAGTAA
- the cimA gene encoding citramalate synthase has protein sequence MTSKSIQIYDTTLRDGSQGEGVSFSLNDKIQIALRLAETGVDFIEGGYPLSNEKDVAFFENIRKHDLGGTKVCAFGMTRRRSMKAEDDPGMQALVAAQTPVITVVGKTWDYHATEVLRVSLQENVDMIGESVAFLKKSADVIYDAEHFFDGYRANPEYAIETLRAAAAGGATTMALCDTNGGSLPEQIAEITKAAMEGLKDFPEVIFGIHCHNDSELAVANSLAAVDVGAMQVQGTINGIGERCGNADLLSVIGNLALKKKGYTVLGGKGLQHLTELSRFVYETANLQWRGNQPFVGQSAFAHKGGMHVHAINKAASTYEHINPELVGNERRILVSELSGRSNIAAVASQHSIENDREVQDKILSEVVRLENQGFQYENAAGSFDLLIKRTIGSFTPHFSPIKYRVVAGETSADEKDVYAEAILKIRVGDQDCFAAAEGHGPVNALDSALRQVLLPFYPSLREMHLVDYKVRIFNNGSGTAAGTRVNIESADQNESWGTIGVSDNIIEASFQALIDSVEYKLHKDNITPAT, from the coding sequence ATGACTTCCAAATCAATCCAAATCTACGACACCACACTCCGCGATGGCTCGCAGGGCGAAGGTGTCAGTTTCTCGCTCAACGACAAGATTCAGATCGCCTTGCGGTTAGCCGAAACCGGAGTCGACTTTATCGAAGGCGGCTATCCGCTGAGCAACGAAAAGGACGTCGCCTTCTTTGAGAATATCCGCAAGCATGACTTGGGCGGAACGAAGGTTTGCGCGTTCGGAATGACTCGTCGCCGGTCGATGAAAGCCGAAGATGATCCGGGCATGCAAGCCTTGGTCGCCGCACAAACGCCTGTCATCACCGTTGTAGGTAAGACTTGGGACTACCACGCGACTGAAGTCTTGCGTGTCTCGCTACAAGAAAACGTCGACATGATCGGCGAAAGCGTTGCGTTTTTGAAAAAGTCTGCGGACGTCATTTACGACGCCGAACACTTCTTTGATGGGTATCGTGCCAACCCAGAATACGCGATCGAAACTTTGCGCGCGGCCGCTGCCGGTGGCGCAACCACGATGGCGCTGTGCGACACCAATGGAGGATCCCTGCCTGAGCAGATCGCGGAAATTACCAAAGCTGCGATGGAAGGGTTGAAGGATTTCCCCGAAGTCATCTTTGGGATCCATTGCCACAACGATAGCGAACTTGCCGTCGCGAACTCTTTGGCTGCCGTTGATGTTGGCGCGATGCAAGTCCAAGGCACTATCAACGGAATCGGCGAACGTTGCGGCAACGCCGACTTGTTGTCCGTGATTGGTAACTTGGCCTTGAAGAAAAAAGGCTACACGGTCTTGGGCGGGAAAGGACTTCAGCACCTAACTGAACTGAGTCGCTTCGTCTATGAAACCGCAAACCTGCAATGGCGTGGCAATCAGCCCTTCGTGGGGCAGAGTGCATTTGCACACAAAGGCGGAATGCATGTCCATGCGATCAACAAAGCGGCCTCGACTTACGAGCACATCAATCCTGAATTGGTCGGGAATGAACGCCGGATTTTGGTGAGCGAGCTATCAGGACGCAGCAATATCGCGGCGGTGGCAAGCCAGCACAGCATCGAAAACGATCGTGAAGTTCAGGACAAAATCTTGTCCGAAGTGGTGCGTCTGGAGAACCAGGGCTTTCAGTATGAGAACGCCGCGGGCTCATTCGACTTGCTAATCAAACGCACAATTGGATCGTTTACGCCGCATTTCAGCCCGATCAAATACCGAGTCGTGGCGGGGGAAACATCGGCCGATGAGAAAGATGTTTACGCCGAAGCGATTCTGAAAATCCGTGTCGGCGACCAAGATTGCTTCGCCGCTGCCGAGGGGCACGGACCTGTTAACGCGCTCGATTCGGCACTGCGTCAGGTGTTGTTGCCGTTCTATCCGTCGCTACGCGAAATGCACTTGGTCGATTACAAGGTGCGGATCTTTAATAACGGCAGCGGGACCGCTGCGGGAACACGCGTCAACATTGAAAGTGCCGACCAAAACGAAAGCTGGGGCACGATCGGCGTCAGCGACAACATCATCGAAGCTAGTTTCCAGGCTTTAATCGATTCAGTCGAATACAAATTGCACAAAGACAACATTACTCCAGCGACATGA
- a CDS encoding valine--tRNA ligase, producing MNENSIPIRFDHSTAAEEIAQRWEKAGCSHAEVNPDKKPYTIVIPPPNVTGALHLGHGLNNTLQDVLIRTKRMQGFETLWMPGTDHAGIATQAVVERRLKSQENLSRHDIGREGLVSRIWDWKDQYEKRILGQLKRMGCSCDWRRTRFTLDPMCAAAVRATFFDLFNKQLIYRGKRLVNWDTFLQTAVSNDEVENVTKKGHFYHFRYPVIDPQEGEPAFVEIATTRPETMLGDTAVAVHPDPAAALDKLEKELQEKLSSVATKEKPEIQSQLDAIIERRQTMLPKLELLRDMAADGRKLMLPLADREIPLVTDQWAKPELGSGCVKITPAHDPNDYEVGKRQQLPMINILNADGTINNVVPAYEGLTIPQARKRVVADLEAAELLGDIEDRDIEMPLSDRSKTAIEPYLADQWFVKMDELAQSAMDAVSDERVKIFPTRYRKGYLDWLGEKRDWPVSRQLWWGHRIPIWSATFDTESEATAICDKAKSLGDDSQLSAIVQADEDAGTFSVFVCLRAEDSPIEPKLEALRLVRDPDVLDTWFSSALWPHSTLGWPQKTAELEYFYPTSTLCTSRDIITLWVARMVLMGLNNLGEIPFDQVYIHPTILDGHGERMSKSKGNGVDPIDVIEKFGPDALRFGLTEIATETQDVRMPVQYECPHCEKLVDQTKKNRTSPTIKCPGCKEIFSTQWAESEEDKTHPKGAVVSEKFENSRNFVNKFWNASRFVLMNLEGFKPEQIDVATLPVEDRWLLSRLSAVTQQVTDAIEHFRFAEARSVIYDFAWNEFCSFYVEIAKPRLSDESTRGLSQNVIVHGLDTLLKLLHPITPFVTESIWGFLGEIAPERGLDPKAASELLMVAPWPIADLSHQDKSIERQFSEFQQVVGAIRQIRASQSIKPQETVPVSITCSESSQKLLKPMSAYFGALAGAEVVAVGPDTKPFETDAPLTIPGIGIEVHVDLEKFIDVEAELSRLEKLLGQIVKQVAGKESKLSNENFVSRAPADVVEKERSSLSDLIARQASVEADIKKLQEKASSD from the coding sequence ATGAACGAAAACTCCATCCCGATTCGGTTCGATCACTCAACCGCGGCCGAAGAAATCGCACAGCGGTGGGAAAAAGCTGGATGTAGCCACGCAGAGGTCAATCCAGACAAAAAGCCCTACACGATTGTTATTCCGCCGCCTAATGTCACCGGTGCGCTGCACCTCGGTCACGGTTTGAACAACACCCTGCAGGATGTTTTGATTCGAACCAAACGCATGCAGGGATTTGAAACCCTCTGGATGCCTGGCACGGACCATGCCGGGATCGCTACCCAGGCGGTCGTCGAACGTCGATTAAAATCACAAGAGAATCTTTCGCGTCACGATATCGGACGCGAAGGGCTGGTGAGCCGTATCTGGGATTGGAAAGATCAATACGAGAAACGAATCCTTGGACAGCTTAAACGCATGGGCTGTAGCTGCGACTGGCGGCGAACCAGATTCACGTTGGATCCGATGTGTGCCGCCGCAGTACGGGCAACTTTCTTCGATCTGTTCAATAAGCAGCTGATCTATCGCGGCAAACGCTTGGTCAACTGGGACACGTTTTTGCAGACAGCTGTCAGCAATGACGAAGTCGAAAATGTGACCAAGAAAGGTCACTTCTATCACTTCCGTTATCCGGTTATCGATCCCCAAGAAGGCGAGCCCGCGTTCGTTGAAATCGCAACGACTCGGCCTGAGACGATGCTGGGCGATACCGCGGTCGCGGTTCATCCCGATCCGGCTGCGGCTCTCGACAAGCTCGAAAAAGAACTTCAGGAAAAGCTCTCGTCGGTGGCTACGAAAGAGAAGCCTGAAATTCAGTCACAGCTTGATGCGATCATCGAACGTCGTCAGACAATGTTGCCGAAGTTGGAATTGCTGCGCGACATGGCTGCTGACGGTCGGAAATTGATGCTGCCCTTGGCCGATCGAGAGATCCCCTTGGTCACCGACCAATGGGCGAAGCCCGAACTGGGCTCCGGCTGCGTGAAAATCACGCCAGCACACGACCCGAATGACTATGAAGTTGGGAAGCGGCAACAGCTGCCGATGATCAACATTCTGAATGCGGACGGAACGATCAATAATGTCGTTCCCGCTTACGAAGGCTTGACCATTCCGCAAGCACGCAAACGCGTCGTTGCCGATCTGGAAGCCGCCGAACTGCTCGGTGATATCGAAGACCGCGATATCGAAATGCCGCTATCGGATCGAAGCAAGACCGCAATCGAGCCCTACTTGGCGGATCAGTGGTTCGTCAAAATGGACGAGCTTGCCCAGTCAGCGATGGATGCTGTCAGCGACGAACGGGTCAAGATTTTTCCGACTCGCTACCGCAAAGGGTACTTGGACTGGTTGGGGGAAAAGCGTGACTGGCCTGTCAGTCGTCAGCTTTGGTGGGGACACCGAATTCCAATTTGGTCCGCGACGTTTGATACCGAATCCGAAGCCACTGCGATTTGCGACAAAGCAAAATCGTTGGGCGATGATAGTCAGCTGTCGGCAATCGTTCAGGCAGACGAAGATGCCGGAACCTTCAGTGTGTTCGTTTGCTTGCGAGCTGAGGATTCCCCGATCGAACCCAAGCTCGAAGCGCTGCGTTTGGTACGCGATCCCGATGTTCTGGATACATGGTTTTCTTCTGCGCTCTGGCCGCACAGCACGCTGGGCTGGCCACAGAAAACGGCGGAACTGGAATACTTTTATCCGACGTCAACACTTTGCACGTCCCGCGACATCATCACCCTTTGGGTTGCCCGAATGGTCTTGATGGGGCTTAACAACCTCGGCGAAATCCCATTCGATCAGGTCTACATCCACCCGACCATCCTGGATGGCCATGGGGAACGGATGAGCAAGAGCAAGGGGAACGGTGTTGACCCAATTGATGTGATCGAAAAGTTTGGTCCGGACGCTCTACGATTCGGATTGACCGAGATCGCGACGGAAACACAAGACGTTCGGATGCCGGTGCAGTACGAGTGCCCGCATTGCGAAAAGCTGGTCGACCAAACAAAGAAGAATCGCACATCGCCGACGATCAAATGCCCCGGTTGCAAAGAGATCTTTTCAACACAGTGGGCCGAAAGCGAGGAAGACAAGACGCACCCGAAAGGCGCCGTCGTCAGCGAAAAATTTGAGAACAGTCGCAACTTTGTAAACAAGTTCTGGAACGCGTCTCGTTTCGTACTGATGAATTTGGAAGGCTTCAAGCCAGAACAAATCGACGTCGCGACCTTGCCTGTTGAAGACCGATGGTTGCTAAGTCGGCTGTCTGCGGTCACGCAACAAGTCACCGATGCGATCGAGCATTTCCGGTTCGCAGAAGCTCGCAGTGTGATCTACGACTTTGCGTGGAATGAATTCTGCAGCTTCTACGTCGAAATCGCAAAACCACGATTGTCCGATGAGTCCACACGAGGTCTAAGCCAGAACGTGATCGTTCACGGTTTGGATACGTTGCTGAAACTTTTGCACCCGATTACGCCGTTTGTCACCGAATCGATTTGGGGCTTCTTAGGCGAAATCGCTCCTGAGCGTGGACTGGATCCGAAAGCGGCAAGCGAGTTGTTGATGGTTGCCCCCTGGCCGATCGCTGACTTGTCGCACCAAGATAAATCGATCGAACGACAGTTTTCCGAATTCCAGCAAGTCGTTGGTGCGATCCGCCAGATTCGTGCAAGCCAGTCGATCAAGCCACAGGAAACGGTGCCGGTTTCGATCACTTGCAGCGAGTCCAGCCAGAAACTGCTCAAGCCGATGTCGGCATACTTCGGAGCCCTTGCCGGCGCCGAGGTCGTTGCTGTTGGCCCCGATACGAAGCCATTCGAAACGGACGCTCCACTGACGATCCCGGGAATCGGCATCGAAGTCCATGTTGACCTTGAAAAGTTCATTGACGTTGAAGCCGAGCTTTCGCGGTTGGAAAAACTGCTTGGGCAGATCGTCAAGCAAGTGGCCGGAAAGGAATCGAAACTGTCAAACGAAAACTTTGTTTCGAGAGCACCTGCCGACGTTGTCGAAAAGGAACGTTCTTCTTTAAGCGACTTGATTGCTCGGCAGGCTTCTGTGGAAGCGGATATCAAAAAGCTGCAGGAGAAAGCATCATCCGACTGA